The DNA segment GCTGCTTGGACCCTGTTCTAGAACAAATTGAACTCATCCCAGATGAATCCTTTGAGATTAATAATACCCCTCCTTTACCAGACTTAGCACTTCCACGTCCCATCTCAGTGGGTCGATTGAtcaaaccttatttatttaatttatttaatttatataccgccctaagcccgaaggctctctgggcggtgtacaaaaagataaaaaacaagcaatatatggGTATATATATATCCGGGGGCGCCCATTAGTGTCTTGAAGGGGCGGGGAAGATACGGTCCTGGGAGACAATTGTTCATTCGAGCTAAGGAGAGAAACCTACTAGGTTTTTGGTTACCCCCAAGTTGTCTCCCCATTCAGATAACCTGGAAAGCCTTGGTGACATTTCCCCTGGGCTAAAAATACTGCTTGTGaacgccaggtcagtgaatggtaaaTCCAGTGCTATTCAGGAACTGATACTGGATGAGCAcgctgacctggcgtgcattacagagacttggttggatgaggctgggggggttaatctctcccagctttgtcctccTGGTTTCTCTGTTCATCAGCAGcctagacctgggggacggggaggtggagtcgcagtgatTTTTCGAAATACCATCTACCTAACCAGGCATCccctcccacagtcttcagggttcgaatGCATTTATTTGAAGCTGGGTGCTcgagacagaatagggattctgttggtgtaccgcccaccccgctgctcaactgtctcccttcctgagcttacTAGGGTAGTCTCGGATCTGGTACTGGAGTCCCCAAGACttgtagtgctgggtgacttcaatatccatgccgatACTGCCCTTACTGGagtagctcaggatttcatggcctccatgacaaccatgggtctgtctcaaATAATATCTAGCCCCACGCATGCTGCTGGTCATACCTTGGACCTTGCTTTCTGTATTGGACGCGATgtaggtgatcttggtgtggaggagctggcattagttcctttgtcatggacagatcacttcctggttagGTTCAAACTCACTGGagctcaaaacctctgcaggggtgggggaccaattagaatggtccgccccaggagactgatgaatccagatggttttctgatgactcttggggattttcctgtcacctcggcaggtgattctgtcgaagctctggttgacctctggaatgaggaaatgaccagggccgtggacacaatcgctcctaagtGTCCCCTTTCGCGCTTTGGAGCCAAGTCCTCCCCTTGGTTTACTGAGGATTTGTTGGCAATGAAGTGcgaaagacggagactagagtgACGTTGGTGGAAAACTCTGAGCGAATCTGACCAAACACGGGCCAGAGTCTAAAGACCtattccgtggcagtgcgggcccagaagaaatctttcttctccgcctccattgcatctgcgggATCTCGCCCAATGGaactgttttgagtggtcagggaTCTCTTAAACCCTGACCCCCATGAACCTGATGTTGACCACTCAGCAACCCGTTGTTCTGAGTTAGCGcgatattttgcagataaagttgctcagattcgctccgacttagacgctaaaattgatacagtctcaggggatgtaactttggcccctgcttgtctaattaaaatggattctttccaGCTTGTTCAACCCAAAGATGTGGACAAAATTCTTGGAGAGGCACGTCCGACCACctgcatgttagatccttgcccttcctggcttataaaaaatgccagagggggactggttgagtggaccagggaagtgattaatgcctccttacaacaaggcagaatgccccttagtttaaaggaggcagtgataagacctttattgaaaaaatcctccctggactcCTCAATATTaggcaactaccgcccagtctccaatattccttttttgggcaagataatagagtggGTGGTGGCCGctcagctccagagttttttggatgagacagactatctagatccattccaatctggtttcaggcccggttatggaactgagacggctttggtcgccttggtggatgaccttcgtagggaactggacagggggagtgtgtccctgttagttttactggatctctcagcagctttcgataccatcgaccatggtatcctcctggaccgcctctctgggatgggacttggaggcacggtgttacgatggcttcagtccttcctagagggatgaacccagaaggtggttatgggggatgcctgttcaaccccttggccattgacctatggggtccctcagggttcaattctatcccccatgttatttaacatctacatgaaaccgctgggagaggtcatccggagttttggggttcggtgccaccaatatgctgatgacacccaactctactcctcttttccacctaatgatgccaaggaagctgtccaggttctaaaccgatgcctggtatcagtggtggactggatggggatgaacaagctgaaattaaatcctgacaagacagaagtgctccttgtcagtcgtaaggcggatcaggggatagggattcaacttgtgctggatggggttacactccccctgaaatcgcaggtgcgcagtttggggtactcctggactcagctttgagcctggaggcccaggtttctgctgttgccgggagtgcctttgctcaattaagattagttcgccaactgcgcccgttccttgacctgtctgacttgactacggtgacacacgccttagttgcatcccgattagactactgtaacgcgctctacgtagggctgcctttgaagactgctcggaaacttaaattggtacaaagagctgcagccagaatgttaactggagctgggctcagggaacacacaacccctttgttgtaccagctccactggctgccaatatgtttccgggcacaattcaaagtgctggttttaacctataaagccttatacggcttaggtccaggttatctgttagatcgtactccccctatgatcctgcccggactctgagatcatccggtgaggccttactttctactccttctttttcacaagtttctcttgtaaagacacaaaatatggctttttcgctggctgcccccagattgtggaattccctccccagtgaagtacgattagcttcctcacttctttctttccgtgctaaggtgaagacgaACCTATTCAGAtgggcttttaattgaattggtaattaactcttaccttgtatttgatttaattcattttaactattttaattctgtatatttactattttaactcttcatgattatttttgtaacccgccctgggttctttggaaaaagggcggggtataaatattttaaataaataaataatataagtcATGATGGTGaatatgctacctccaggatcagaggctgcGCATCTCTGAACTCCTGTTGCTGGGGAACAATAGCGGGAGAAGGCTTCTGGGCTTCTCaagaagcatctgattggctacaatggGAAATTGGCTATTGGACACAGCAGCCCTGATCCTGTAGAGCCCTTGTCAGCGCTACTGTTCTCAGATTTACTTCCAAGAAAACATGGATAGTTTTGCACAGTCAGTCAGAGGACCAAATGGAATCATTGGCAAGCTAGGGTGTAGAAGGAACGTATGAGTTACCAATCCCATTTCCACTGTGGTTGTGCAGCAGACTGTGTGTACATCTGTCCCAATATATATATACCTCTATGTGTGCAAGCATCTCTTGTCAGAAGCGAGGGACTTAAGGGCTGTGCCTGCTCATCTTGCAAACTGGACAAATGAAGAGCTCACCCTGTCGCAGTAGCAGAACGTTTTAGATATCAGCACAAAGGATTACGGACATGGTACAGAAGAAGAGCTAGATACATTTGTTGACTGACATCCCCATGATCTGAATGGAGGCAAGCATACACAGCAACCTACAGCTAACTGGGGAAGGCTCCGTGGCGCGACCAGGAAGACTCTGGTATTGATGTTTAGACAAAAAGTGGCTGAAAGACTACCATCACAGGATGCTGcctttaccaagtcagaccactgatctatCTATGCCAGTATTGTTTACACCAGGGGTTGCCACCACGGTACCTGCAGGCACCAGTGTGCCCAGCCATGCCTCCTTGGGTACCTGCAAAAGGTCAGTAAATACCCTCTCAAAAAGTCCACAGAGCATGCTGGCACTGGTTTGGCTTCTCCTACATTGGACATGCCCCTTGAAACATCCTCACTTTTCATTGGATCCCAGGATTGGACACCATCTCTCCCATCTGTTTTTAACAGAGGAGCGGTGTAAAGAGTTGCTCTCTGTGAGTGAACATGGCAGGGGCTGATGTAGGTCTACTTTTTTCTCTTTGATGGGGGTCAAGTACGCTCACATGAGTTTGCATTCCTGCCTTTCCCCCCGttattttagatgtggcagccattttgtcttACATCAtgcccccatgacagccattttgtgttaagcCATTTTCCCATggtaaccattttgtgactggagcACTCTCAGAGAATTCCAAATACGGCCGTTAACCCAAAAATGTTGACAACCCCAGGTCTATACTGACTAGCTGTGGCTCTCAaggctttcagacaggagttGTTTTtagacctatctggagatgccaagggttcAATCTggcatcctttgcatgcaaagcatgtcctctagCCCCTCCCAAGAATCATACCCAAATACCATAAAGCCAGACATCAAACACTACAGTGTTTTGTACAAGAAGATTGCAGCCATGGGACTCTGCTACTTGTTTTCCATTTATACCGGGCCTGAAATACTTGCAACTCATCAAGCCAAACGTAGACCTTTGGAGGTTTGCTGAACCTCCAAAAATGCAAAAGCAGGCAGGCAACAATGAATGATTGGTGGGCTTTCAGAAGTTATAAAGTTCTGGTGGATATGCTGTTTGATACTGTCAATGGTGCAGAAGAGTAGCAGCAGGCCACATTCTTATCTGGTCAACCTTAAACATTCAGGATCCATGACTGCAAGATTGTACAAATGGCAACAGTCAGTAGCTGAAGTCGCATGTATTAGCTGTCAAAACATCTAAATGCACATAATCAGCCATTAAGGACCAGGAATTTGAACAGAACTCTATGAGAGGGATCCATCTAAACAATTCTGCTAGCATAGGACTTTTGGCTCTCCAATGGAACTTCCACTCCCTCACCTTTCCGTGTGTGCCCCCAAACATGTTCTGGGATTTCTCGCAACCCTCCGAAGcagaattggtgtgtgtgtgcaggggacGTTCTATTGCAGAGCCAAAAGTGTCTGCACAAGTGGAACTCTTTAGTTGGATGCCACCCTTTACACGTCGCAGAAAGAGATGGTACAATGGACTAtaccaggggctcccaaactgtgatctgtggGCCACCAGTGATCCACTAGCTCCAGTCAGGCGGTCTGTGGCGTGTTGATGGACTTGTGGTTGAAGGTCGGAGAGAGGACATTCATTGCGTTAAGTATTCatattgacttttaattgtatttttattgcttctttaatttcttatattgtattttattgtcttctatggaatgcaaactgtaatacaatatagaagaataaaacaattgcaattaaaatgcaattaaaaatcatatagcatccaGCActgcacattgcaattgctacaacaggcagaaaaatcagtaagtagtctgccaagaccttcagcaattttcaagtgtggGACATCAAGCAGggtgaaaaagtttgggaaccactggactgtaccatttcagactacaGATGAGAAAAGCCATATTTATGAGCTCTTCCTTATATTTGGAGGAATACCCCCCCTTGTAAATAGGAAACTAGCACAGCAGGGAGAACACTGggacagtctgaaatggtacaacctGGTCTTCCACCTCATTCTGTTGCACATGCAGAGCAGGACCTACTTCCTTGCAGCACATTTAGGGTCAGGGTTCAGGACTACATGAAGACTTTCTCCACAAAAACACAGTCCAAGCAAGTCATAGGTGGCACACACTATACTGTAACAGAAGCTCTCCAATGAGGTCTTCAAAACAGATGGCACAAGACCGCATAAGGAGTACATAGCTCTTGTCTTTAGAGGGGACTCTTTCCTTCATAAGTTTTCACTGAGCCACTTGATATAGCTGtccctggtctgaaatcctgcagaaaAATTGGCCGGCCAAATGGTGAAGATCATGCAGCCATGGAAACAGTCCTCAAAGTGATCAACAGTCACCTCCACTCCAGCTTTCTCTAGCCGTTTGGCATACATTAGCCCATCATCTCTCAGAATATCTATCTCACAAGTCAAGATATAAGTCTTTGGCTGGAGGTGGAAAACCTCTTTCTCAGCGAGCAATGGAGCGGCACGAACATCTAGCAACATGGGCATATCCCGGATTATTTCCACATTTCctgttgtgtgtgagagaggtttGTAGTTCTTTCTGAACCTCGAAGGAAGAAGGAAAGTCCAGTCCAGCCGTTCTCTGAAGGGATTGGCCTGGCTCACATCGAGGGAGGTGTGATTGTTGACCACCATGGCATGGACAAAGTCGTAATTTCCACTGAAGTAGTAGATCCAGAACTTCACCATGACCAAACGGGGAAGGACAGGAGTGACTTCGTTCTGCTGGTATGAGGGGGTATTAAAATCAAACGGCTGAAGGACTGGATAAATTAGAGCCTGAAGTTTAAATCTGGTGGTAGCATTCTCCTCTTGACTCATCTGTGGAAGAAAGGCAGATTAATGAGACAGGATTTAGATGTTGTGTACCCATGGTTCCCAAcctcccccccacagaccacctgaaaattgctgatggtctttgcaaaccttatttttatttcttatatattgtattacaatttgaattccatagaaaacaataaaatacaatattagaaataaaagaagcagtaaaaatacatcgaacaaaaatcaatatgaactTTTAATGTGGATGCGCCAAATTCTGTCTTCAACCATGAATCCAacgacatgccatggaccatgtgaatgaagctcgtggactactggtggtctgtagaccagagtttgggaacccctggtgtatGGAGTACCAGCTAGCTAATTTGTAACACAAAGGGAAACCAGGCATAGTTTGTTTCATTTTCTCTATCACCCTCAAAGTAAATTTCACTCTTATAACAATTCTCTAACTGAATCGTCCCAGACTGTACTTTTTGCATTCCATTGCCATATACCTCCAGTTAGGGATGAATGATTCAGCCCCAGTCTGTCCCATTCTGGTTCTGCATGTAGATATCTTACAGTACttcccaccctattcctgttctttttttttttttaaggataatTCTGGGGAAATCCTAAATAAAATGTGCACGTCAAAACAGCCACATGAGGAGGATTTGCAAGGTGAATTGAGGGCTTGCCcccttttttcttattttctttcctattTCATACTCTAAATGTGCTTGGAGAGCTTCAAAGGGGCAGCCATTTTGTCGTATCTACAGTGCCCCTTTGTGCAGGAAGTGATGTGTAGTTGATTGCTGCACCATTTTTAACCAGCGCAGCGGAGGTTCAGTGAGACAAATGAGGGGTGGTTCACAGCAAAATCCAGCCTGGATCAagattctctgacatccctatctCCAACGTTTACATCCTCCCCCTTTACACCAGTGAGTATATATGTACACACGGCAATGGAGGATCACACTCCATGCACCTGATGAAGTGCGCTGTGCTTcataaagcttatgccataataaaaatgTTTCACTTTTAAGATTCTTTCGTGTTTTTGCTGCAATGGACAAACCCTGGTATCCCTCTCATAAAAGAGTGGTTGTGTCAGTGAGCACAAGTAGACTTAATTGCCTCTTGTAAATTATATGGAAAGTCTAAAGCACTTCACAGTTATGCAAACCAAACTTATGTATGTTTATCCTGAAGCTCTAGCCAAGATAACGTATTCACAGGATTGCAGCTAAAAGGTCTTTTTCTTATTTCAATTATCAAGGCCCCTGTGTGGAGAGGTTGGCATCTTGCTAAAGTGACATTTAGAAACCTACTTAATGTGTTGGTTTAGTAGCTATTTATTATTTTTCCTCATCCAACCGCTCC comes from the Rhineura floridana isolate rRhiFlo1 chromosome 7, rRhiFlo1.hap2, whole genome shotgun sequence genome and includes:
- the NCEH1 gene encoding neutral cholesterol ester hydrolase 1 isoform X2; translation: MIGSFDKLSPQSSESVKITDTQFDGVEVRVFEPLVQGEAKLRRSVVYIHGGGWALASARGGYYNNLCLIMAESLDAVVLSIEYRLVPDFHFPVQFSDVLRATKHFMLPEVLAQYSVDASRVAISGDSAGGNLAAAVCQEMSQEENATTRFKLQALIYPVLQPFDFNTPSYQQNEVTPVLPRLVMVKFWIYYFSGNYDFVHAMVVNNHTSLDVSQANPFRERLDWTFLLPSRFRKNYKPLSHTTGNVEIIRDMPMLLDVRAAPLLAEKEVFHLQPKTYILTCEIDILRDDGLMYAKRLEKAGVEVTVDHFEDCFHGCMIFTIWPANFSAGFQTRDSYIKWLSENL